From Antechinus flavipes isolate AdamAnt ecotype Samford, QLD, Australia chromosome 1, AdamAnt_v2, whole genome shotgun sequence:
AATGTGTATCTTCCCCAAATGTTTCCAATAGTCACCACTTGTATCATTTGTCATTTGCAAATTTTCAGAGTATGAAGATACTCTGTACTTGTAGAATATTATTAGCCATGTTTTCCCAATGTCATTTGTGCCTAACAATTtttgtttagaaaaatatttgtattcattGTTGGAAAATATCCTTTATGTTACAAATCTCTTCTCAATTCCCTAAATATCTTGGATCTCATATTATTAgcaatgacattttttttaattcaatcaaaCATTTTCCCACTCTCCCATttaacttccaattctttgttgaTTTTATTAATACAAAAATGTTCAAACCAACTTTAAATTGACTATTCTAATGTCATCCTCTTTCTCAACAGGCTCATGGAAGGAGGAAATCAAACAACCATTTCTGAGTTCATCCTCCTGGGCCTTTCAAACAAACCTGAACAGGAGAGGCTTCTGTTTATCCTATTCCTAGTTATGTACCTAATCACAGTGCTATGGAACCTGCTCATCATTCTGGCCATTAGAACTGACTCCCACCTTCACACCCCCATGTACTTCTTCCTCAGCAATTTGTCCCTTGTTGACATCTGCTTCACATCCAGCACTGTCCCCAAGATGTTGGTTAACTATATATctggaaataaaacaatttcttacaTTGGGTGTCTGACACAAGTATTCTTCTTCAGCTGGTTTGCAGGATTAGATAGTATTATCCTTGCTTCCATGGCTTATGACCGCTATGTGGCCATCTGTGCCCCATTACACTATACCATGATCATGACCCAAAAAGTCTGTGCCCGTCTAGTAGGAGTGTGCTGGTTTTGGGCCTGTATTGATGCCCTGATTCACACAGCATCCCTGACCCGACTTTCATTCTGTGGCCACAATGAAATACCTCATTTCTTCTGTGATCTCAGTGTTGTCATAAGGTTGGCCTGCTCAGACACCTTGCTCAATGACTTGATGGTCTACACAGTAGGAGGACTGACAGCTGTCATGCCTTTTATTGGCATCCTCATCTCCTACACACGTATTTTTATTGCAGTCCTCAAGATCCCCTCCACTCATGGGAAAAAGAAAGCTTTCAATACTTGTGGCTCTCACCTAGCTGTGGTCTGTCTCTTCTATGGAACAATCATTGGAGTGTATTTCAACCCCACATCCACCCATACTGCCCAAAAGGACACAGCATCAGCTGTGATGTACACTGTAGTCACCCCCATGCTGAATCCTTTCATCTACAGCCTACGGAACAATGATATGAAAAGAGCACTGAAGATGCTTTTCATCAGAAAACCAGGCCTCTCCCTATGATGACTGATGTCCTTCTGGGTCTGGATGCCTGTGTCTCAGGCAATCTAATAATCAATAAAATTGCCTGTATatgattaatatttttctcaCCTCTTATCTACACTAGTGGTGATATACTGAGATAAAAAGGTCATAGGCAGTTTGCTTCTCCATCTGGTTCCACCCATTTTTTAGCTGAGCAATCACCTCATTTCCTATGCCTTAATTTCCTAATCTGGGGGATGAAAGTGCAACTACACAAGGAGTACTTTTTAGAGctagacaaaaaatgaaattctgcaaTTTACAGGCTTTCTTGCCTAGATCACTGAATACTCTCCATTGTGAGGGGTGGACTTGAACCccagtcttcctaatttcaagacATACCCATTTATTTTCTAAGAAAAGCTGACAATAAAGAGTTTAGATAAAAATAGGCGGGCTCTTAGAAACTAAAGTAGAGCAAAAtagaagcaggagaaaaaaattctacaaaatcACTCTGATCATGTAAATGAGAAGGGGAAAACTTAAATTTGGTGAAATTATAAGAAACACTTGGGGAAATGCACCACTGTCTcttctttacatatattggaaGACTTTGAACATGGAATATTGTAGGTACCATCTTATGTCATCATTGTATTAGTTgctttcattaaattaaaaaatatttcagataacaggaaatgagcatttattaagtacatattatgAAGGAATGATCTAGTAGATATTGAAAGCTTAAATACAAATGAAAGAGCAGCAATGGTAGAGGAGGAAATATGCCAATAAAGATGTGATGGAATAAGATTTCCTATGTACATAAAGGGGTTGGTTTTGTCAAGACAAAGAGTCACCTCATCATGTGAGACAGCAGTGAAAGGAAATAGTGATAGAATACATCTGAGTGATATGAGACAATGAGAAAAGGGGAACCAATTAATAGAATCTCTTAAATATCTTCCTACTCACTATCTTATATCTATCATGTGCTAGATAAACAATtagtgggaaatgaatataatagaatattaatgtaTTGTAAGAAGCAATAAATACCACAATAtctggaatgacttacatgaacaaaTACATAGCAAAATAagttaagaaaagaatattaaaattactACAACGATATAAAAGGAAATTgggaattataaaataataaaaaagtatggtggaaaattacaaaaatcaaaaaacagaaaaagaaggcaTTTTGCCTGCTTCTTTATTGAAGTGGATATAAAACATAGCATAAAATATcagataattttcatatattgattggttgtgctgatttttttctctttttctttaaaaaaaaaaaacttttattacaaAGGATGATTGTCAAAGTGGAGGGAAGCCAAGTtaagtcaaccagcatttattaaggagCTATATGCCTGGCATTacactaagtgctagggatacaacaaacaacaaaaaaattatcaaaaagtcCCTGCTTtgaaggagtttacaatctaataggagatgtaatagtcaaacaaaatgtgcataaagaataaatttcagataatcaaaaaaaaaaaaaaaaaaacggaaaaaCTAGCACCAAGGGAGAACAAGACAGGCTTCTTGCACAAAGTGTAATTTTAgcagaaattcaaagaaatccAGAAGGTGGAGATAAGATAAGAAAGGAGACAATGGAATGGGGAATAAACAGTAAAAATGCTTAGTATGGAGTTGAAGTGACTGCTTTGAGGAAAAGCAAGGAAGATGGTGCTATTGGATTACAAAGTACATAAAAGGTAGGGACAAGTAAGGTGTAGCAATACAAGTAAGGTAGCTGGGCAGGCAACGAAAGGCTTTGAAAACCAAAAaggatttcatatttatttctgaaGGCAATAAGGAGCCAACataaattagaattaagtgaCGTCTTCAGACCTATGTTTTgagaagattaatttgacaactGTGTGGAGGATGAACTGGAGTAGAAAAAGATTTGGAGGGAAGAGAATAGGCAAAATGCTATTGTAATAGATTGGGATGTAATGGGAAATCAAAtccaagcaaaaacaaaatataagaatgaaattttatttttaaaaatctccatgAAGGGGGAATGGCAATTGTATACCCACAaaattttaatgaacaaaattatttggtattggtgaacataaaaagataaatcagTAGAACAACATAAAGAAGACTTATAGTCCTATTTATAATCAACTCTTTGTATAGACAAATCTTCTgtgaatcataaaattttattgccttttataaagagatgataatgaaaaaaaatcactaaagtaTAGGAAAAATAAGAACTCACTGGAATGATATAAAGAGAgtagaaaaatgaagataataaccacaataaagcagctgaaaagaatacaaaattgGAGGAAtgaataatttgtaattataatgaacaattttctaaaaaaaataaataaataacctgaAAAATGGACCTTCCTCTCCAAAGGTAGAGGAGAGGGACTATTAATATACTGTCAGTTGCTGTGTTCattggcttttttaaaaagttttttctcctcattctttttctttttttttttttgcaagagatTATTTGTGAGGAAAGAGATAAATCCAGTAatttaaattatgtaaaaattatcaataacatttaaaaataagtacaaaGAGATGTAGTAAAGATTAAAACTTAAACTGTATGCTATAAGCCAATGTAAAATTACATAACTTAAGATGAGGTTCACAATATTTTgacttattatcaataaatgtttgatttttaaacctatttttccatgatcatgtaaaaaaaatttgggCAAAAAAGGGTCAAGAGGAAGAGATAAGTAAACTCTAGTGTAGATCATACTAAAGATCTCTTTCAGTTCTGACATTGTATAGTTTTATGATCTAGGATAAAGTGCTCCTTTCATCACTTTGAAACTGGAGGCAAATTTTTTCACTTCTCTAGGGCTATATTTCACGAAATCATAAAATATCACCATTGGAAAGTGTAGAGGATAGGAACTCTGAAAGAGTATATATACTTCAATCAAGGACAACAGAGTGCTTATAATTAAGCatctactcagtgtgagataatggttctctaaacatatactcAATGTGATATGGTAATGTAATGGATAGTTGGCACATAATCAGTTGTtgtatttctgggtcacagagacTTTTCCACTAAGCTTATGATCATGTCAGTTGAACTGATTTGTGCCCTGCTTTGCAAGGCCCTGTGTttaggcaccaaaatgtaatgtccaggctagctctctggagggttTCAGAACGGGCtatggtctttaggtggagaagtgatgaggacaGAAGAGCCACCACGAGACTGGTCAAGTTTTCTCTGTGTCTATGGCTGAGAGAGTCCTCTGGGTCTGTGACTGTgattctttttctgtgtctgtatctgaGAGAGACTCcagataattgctctagtttcctcctCATTGTGGatagttctcttttttcatttttgacactaacaattttttctaatcaaattaaaggtttatcttttttctgCCCCTTTCCAAGGCAAAAGTCTCTTCCCCAATACCCATACAAGTAATCATTCATTCTTAGAAATCCATGTTTTTGCATACTGATATGGGGATTACTATTAGAAGCTCAGAGGAggagtatcccaaagagatcatgtaGTTCAATCATTCTCTTAGGAGGAATCCTTTCTACAACATTTCTGACCTTGTTCATTGGCTactcaacatttttatcaatggttTAGATCTAGTCATAAATGAAACAGGTAAATTCAGGGCATGTCAATACACTTTAGAGAATAGCATATCTGTTAATGACAGATTCCACAttcaaaaattctgaaaacaagaaatcagattatttaattgtaagtcttattttgtatttggttTATTATCTTTTGATGCATAAAACTTTATCTCCCTCTATATTCAAGTTCAGTGATGACCTGAAAAAAGTCTGGTCCCATTCTTTTATGCAATTAATATGTATTACTGAACAAACCATTATATTCAGAAGCTCAGAGATTGTTTTCTAAATCATTTCAGATTCTACCCATTACAGTTTTTGGCAAGCCAAGCCAGATCAAGACTCCCCTAGACAACCACATAATAGAAAAACTTCCTAGACTACTCTGATTAATCTTCCACTAAGAGAATTCTTTCATCCGGGGCCATCTCCAatcttcttgatctatatcttgccactggtcCACATGGCTCTGAAGGGTAAAGTGAGTCAGATGACCTTGCACaactctatctcacttaaatccaattcatttgcatgccaAGGCATTAACATCCCTAATATCATGGTCTTCTCtaagaaaaaaggacaaacaatggaatgggctgaggcttgagttgatgcactaaggtcccaagcacatgaggctaaatagtaattggaccatactctattaatatataagcttggagaaagaatggcccctgcccactctttgtgcaagtcctgatgtgttgtataggaaatgacgattttggtgggtggaggcaggggagtggaaaaggaaggggaaggagagacttttgggattgccattgccatggtttgctcagctcacatctctttctgttagctggcttcctgtcgcaactgcccatattgctatcgcaatctttcttgcctatatttgctatcgcaatctttattcacctcttcacttcaataaatatttcccttaacctgaattcctgactccgactgattttaaatacacggtcattacaaaacaacaacaattttcaCTGAAGACTGCTGCCCAGAAATCAAATTCAGTTTGATCTCAATCTTCTTTTGAACTAAAGAGTGTTTACTCCCACACTGCAAGGGAAGATTTGCCAACACACTGCAGAAAAATTTATTCCCATTCTGAATATTGGGAAAGAACTACTGCCTTGAAGGGAGCAATGGGTTTGAGTAATTGTAAAATACCAAAGAATTTAGACTTGGAAAAATTGGCATGAAAATTCTTATTGGCCTGCAACTTCCCATAAAATAATAGAGGGCATGAATAAAAGATAGAACTCTTAAGttgtgttaaaatatataaaaattgtttgcttgcttttttttctttcccagtttttttttttgatctgatttttcttgtgcagatgataaatatgaaaatatgtattgaagaactgcacatgtttaatatatatggattacttgctgtcttgaggaggtgGTTGTgggaagtgagaaaaatttggaatacaggctttgcaatggtcaatgttgcaaactatctttgcaagtattttcaaaataaaatgttattattaaaataaataaaatatataacaagctAAGTGGATcctaaaattagaatgaaaagggGACTTTAAATTATGGCAAATTAAAGGctttaaaattaaactttcaGTAGTAAATAAGGAGGCTAGCAActatgtctttattttattcttttgtctgtgtttttgtttcttaGTAAAATGCAGAAAAGTCTTTGTCTTGCCTCATGTTTAATATTGTTTGTAGATTTTGCAGTCTTGAAAGATTTCTAAGGGGAAAATGcagacagccaaaaaaaaaaaaaactgctgaagAACTTCAGCCAAAAGGTTAAATATGAAGGGAAAGACTAATGAAGTTTTATACTTGAGATATGTACTGAATAAACAAATAGTTggacatgaatgtaatggaatattattgtactcaAAGAAACAATGAATACAGAGTTGCCTGAAAATACTAAAATAACTAACATAAAGCAAACTGAATTAAGAAAACCGTATTAAAATTGGCACaacaatgtaaaagaaaaggtcaatcacttcaaaattattaaaatgaatgctgagaaattaccaaaaaataagatcaactacaagaagaaatagaagacaacATTTTCCTTCACTTCTTTATTGAAGTAATAGGTCAAAGTGTGTAGAATATGGCATATAATATcagataattttcatatattgattggtttgctcatctttttttctaactctttatTACAAGAGATGGCTCTAAAATCAACAGGCGTTTATTTTAAGTATCTATGTGCCAGGATCTCTCTATGTTgggtgctaggaatacaaagaaagagatgaaaaaaatttcctcttctcaagaagttcacattttGATTGGGAAGGCAGACAACATGCACCAAATTATGAACAAACAAAACAGATATAAAGAGCAAATTGCAGTTAATTAACAGATAGCAATACTTTTCTTTTTGCATTGcagaatgttgaaaataatttttacatgtaattgaaaaaaattaaatactattgagaaaagaaaagatagccCTTGGAAGGATCATCCTATAGTTGAAGAACTTAAGTAAGTCATGCCCAGGAGATCTGGAGGTTGTGGCTAACTAGACAAGACAGGTATTAGGTGAATATGAAATATCTGCTCAGGAGCCCAAAAAAGTTAATATTACTTTGTAGGGCAAGTATAAtggataaaatgaaagatttaaagTGTTCTTTAATTTCTATAGTTattatatattggactacttacttaccatctaggggagggcatgggggaagggggaaaattggaacacaggattttgcaagggctaatgttgaagaattgtccacacatattttgaaaaataaaaagctttaattaaaaaaataaataaaacttttaaaaattttctatagTTATCCATACATTGAGGGTTTTGTGTCTTATGCAGTTTctgaggtaaaaagaaaaaattattgtcTTTGCATTGATATAATGTTATGAGAAAGGTGTAGGGGTGGTCAACAAGATGTGTGAGGGATGACAAGCCCTTTTCAGAACTGTTTTCCACTTTAGTTGTCTAGGTAATTCACACAATTCTCTCCTGGGCTTCAAAAATCTGTAGTATGCTTAGCAGACACCCCAGAAAACTTTTTCAGCAGACAGGCTTTAAAGTTGGTTGAAATAAATGAAGGCTCTGAAGCCCATTAGTGAATTATGGGGTGTCTATCCCAAAGGTATGAAGAATTCACCTGATTGAATGTGAAGATGAGAAGAACTCTGTTGACAGACATAAATGCTACTGAAACAATTTCTATGAAAATTGAAAGCTTAATTAGACCAAGCTATTAACaagctattaattttctttacataattttcttgcattattatcaCTTGTTTCCCCAACTTTTCCTCTGCCactcttatttaatatttaaaatcagcttttggtccttttctagctcatctAGGAATTCTTCTTGGGCTTATGTCAATGCggatttttctttcaataaatgcttatagatgtTTTCATATTGTTGACTGCTGAGTCTGTGTTGTGAAATTCCCTATCAATATAGTAGTCTTTGTGTTTAAGTTCATTTTtagttgtttgctcatttttccactCTGTTTTTGAACTTTAGACATTGTCAGTTGGTctctgttcatttgtttttttggggTGGGAGGAGGTACTGTCCTAAGCTTTAGGCTGTTTCACCCTGCTATTTTTACAATTTGTTCCGGAGACCTATAAGTTTTAGGTATTTTCAAGGTGGTATGACCTAGAGAAAACTATAATTACTGCACTCCTGGAGTCTGCTCTGGTCCTTACTGAAATGGCACTGCTGTTCACTTTCAAAAAATATCTTCTCTTCCCTAGAACTATGGTACGATTGTATCACAAgtaaatggaatattagaaaGGTAGGTCGGAACTGGGTAATAAAATGAACCTTTTGTGTTTTAAACTCTCTTTTACTacaaatcagaacttgatttgttttttcattgactGTCTGAACTTAAgaatgtgatggagaaaatattgataatgtagattaaacttaaaaagtgTGTTgtttgataaaaatgacaatactaattaattaatgtacttatttagtgcctaccaatcaaactcctaagaaattattttacagatctagggaaaaaataataacacaaagaTCATCTGTAATAAGTTCATTTTGAATAacgaaaggtcaagaatttcaagggaattaatgaaaaagaatgccaatgaaggtagcctagctgtgccagacctaaaactatattttaaagcagcaatcatcaaaatcatttggtatcaggtaagaaatagagtaattgatcagtgaaataagttaggttcacaggacaaaatagtcaataactgtagcaatctagcatttgttaaacaaaaagaccctagcttttgggatgagaactcactatttgacaaaaactgctgggaaaattgggagctagtatggcagaaattaggcattgacccacactgaataccatataccaagataaggtcgaaatttGTTCATGATTGAGACATAGAGTAATActatgagcaaattagaagaacaaagaatagtttaccgctctgatctatggaaaaggaaggaatttgtgaccaaagaagaactggaactcattattaaacactaaatacataattttgattacattaagttaaaaaggttttgtacacacaaaactaatgcagacaagattagaagggaagcaataaactgggaaatatttttacatttaagggttctgctaaaggcctcatttctaaaatatatagagaattgactcaaatttacataagaattcaagccattcttcaattgataaatggtcaagagatatgaacagacaattttcagatgaagaaattaaaatctttttctaatcatatgaaaagatgctctaaatcactactgatcaaagaaatgcaaaatgagacaactctgagacactactacacacctctgagattggctaagatgacaagaaaagataatgatgaatattggaggggatgtgggaaaactgggatactaatacattgttggtggaattgtgaatggatccagtcattctggagagcattttggaactatgctcaaaaaattatcaaactgtgcataccctttgatccagcaatgtttcaactgggcctatatcctaaagaaatcttaaagaaggaaaagggaccaacatgtgcaaaaatgtttgtggcagcgctctttgtagtggcaagaaattggaaaatgagtggatgcccatcaatgagtatggatcacaacataatattctcactctttttgctattgttcacttgcattttattttcttactcattttttctttttaatatgatttttcttatacagtaagataattgtataaatatgtttgcatgtattagatttaacatatattaacatgtataacatatattggattgcttgtcaactaggggaggaaatggagggaaggaaaagaaaatttggaacgcaaagctatgtaagagtcaatgttgaaaaattatccatgcatgttttgaaaataaaaagatttcaaaaaaaggaaaaaaagacaacaatatCTTCTTGGTTTGTATGATTCAtgctttaaaagattttatacattTTGTCAGAATAGCAAGTATTCTATCATAGAATATCATTATTTTAGGAGCCATCAAGATCAATAATAATGATGCATTTATTTCATCTTgacttattttttgtaaatttgacatGGCTTAAGGATTGTCTACTCATATCATTATCTTCACTAAGTACATCACTACACACATCGTATTCTTTATTTTGATAGCTATTCATGAGAAACTTTGTATTTGGAATTGTATTAAGATCATCGAATAATAGTTTGCtgtgcttttattttatattgaggATACTATAATGAATCTtaagtttctttaaaatgaaagtttatcaaaagtaaaacaagaaactttaacaaaaaaattaaaataaatataaaagagttGGTGCATTCTAATGAACATAAAGACGTTTAAAAAG
This genomic window contains:
- the LOC127543361 gene encoding olfactory receptor 1361-like, translating into MEGGNQTTISEFILLGLSNKPEQERLLFILFLVMYLITVLWNLLIILAIRTDSHLHTPMYFFLSNLSLVDICFTSSTVPKMLVNYISGNKTISYIGCLTQVFFFSWFAGLDSIILASMAYDRYVAICAPLHYTMIMTQKVCARLVGVCWFWACIDALIHTASLTRLSFCGHNEIPHFFCDLSVVIRLACSDTLLNDLMVYTVGGLTAVMPFIGILISYTRIFIAVLKIPSTHGKKKAFNTCGSHLAVVCLFYGTIIGVYFNPTSTHTAQKDTASAVMYTVVTPMLNPFIYSLRNNDMKRALKMLFIRKPGLSL